One genomic region from Deltaproteobacteria bacterium encodes:
- a CDS encoding chloride channel protein codes for MACVVGLVTGGGAIAFDELIRTVQWVAIGSTEAPLYILPHLPWYSYLLVPACGGLLVAPLVFLVSREAQGHGVPQVIEAVMLGGGKIRPRVAIVKSLASALTIGTGGSVGREGPIVQIGAALGSFLGQLLQIPQNRLPTLVGCGVAGGIAAAFNAPIAGAFFALEVIMRNFAMPAFGPVMLSSVLATVVSRAYFGNHPAFVVPGYALLSVWELPLYLLLGIACGLGGVSFMLVLDMLEKGFGKIHIPMLLKPALGGLILGFALLVVPDIYGVGYATMDNILRGGVSWTWLLLLLPVKMLATSLTLASGGSGGVFLPSLYLGAITGGLMGMGAGAVFPSFTAPSGGYALVGMGAFLAGATHSPITALILLFELTNDYHIILPLMLSCSVSTLVAKLLREESIYTIHLLRRGIDVRRREENLMQAFTVEQVMRREAPTLPEQAPFNEIVQHFLLHDASLCFVVDDRQRLLGEISIHDVKDLLREDSLDALVIAKDLLHPSARPTHPEETIARCLEKFSLAEQEYLPVTAHDSGKLHGMISQRDVLDLYHREILRHEYLGLSLRSEQGANAGHQQVRLPHEYVVEILPVPSRHTGKTLREIQLRTNFNVTAVAVRHGGLHGQDELPNPDQPLGRLDFLVLVGRSVDLQQFAQQDG; via the coding sequence TTGGCTTGTGTCGTTGGCCTCGTCACCGGAGGAGGTGCCATTGCCTTCGATGAGCTGATTCGCACGGTGCAGTGGGTCGCCATCGGCTCGACTGAAGCTCCGCTGTACATTCTTCCTCATCTGCCGTGGTACAGTTATCTGCTCGTGCCCGCGTGCGGGGGACTCCTGGTCGCGCCCTTGGTCTTTCTGGTCTCTCGTGAGGCCCAAGGTCACGGCGTCCCGCAAGTCATCGAGGCCGTCATGCTCGGAGGCGGCAAGATTCGTCCCCGGGTCGCCATCGTGAAATCCCTGGCGTCAGCGCTCACGATTGGGACTGGGGGCTCGGTGGGACGTGAGGGACCCATCGTGCAGATTGGTGCCGCCCTGGGTTCTTTCCTGGGCCAGCTCTTGCAGATCCCACAAAATCGCCTGCCCACCCTCGTCGGCTGCGGAGTAGCCGGCGGCATTGCCGCCGCCTTTAATGCCCCCATTGCCGGCGCGTTTTTCGCCCTCGAAGTCATTATGCGGAACTTCGCCATGCCGGCGTTCGGCCCGGTGATGCTCTCCTCCGTCCTGGCCACGGTGGTCAGCCGCGCTTATTTCGGCAATCATCCGGCCTTCGTTGTCCCTGGGTACGCTCTGTTAAGCGTGTGGGAACTCCCGCTGTATCTACTCTTGGGGATCGCTTGCGGCCTCGGGGGCGTCTCCTTCATGCTGGTGCTCGATATGCTGGAGAAGGGCTTCGGCAAAATTCACATCCCTATGCTGCTCAAACCCGCGCTCGGCGGCCTCATTCTGGGATTCGCGCTGCTGGTTGTGCCCGACATCTATGGCGTCGGCTATGCCACGATGGATAACATCTTGCGCGGCGGCGTCTCGTGGACTTGGCTGCTCCTGCTGCTCCCCGTCAAAATGCTCGCCACCAGTCTGACCCTGGCCTCGGGCGGGTCTGGCGGTGTCTTTCTGCCCTCTCTCTATTTAGGTGCCATCACCGGCGGGCTGATGGGCATGGGCGCTGGAGCTGTATTCCCTTCTTTTACCGCTCCCAGCGGAGGGTACGCGCTCGTAGGGATGGGCGCGTTTCTCGCCGGTGCCACCCACTCTCCCATCACCGCGCTGATCCTCTTGTTCGAGCTGACCAATGATTACCACATCATCCTCCCCCTCATGTTGAGCTGCTCCGTCAGCACCCTCGTCGCCAAGCTACTGCGGGAAGAATCCATCTACACCATTCATTTACTCCGACGCGGCATCGACGTGCGTCGCCGGGAAGAAAACCTCATGCAAGCGTTTACCGTCGAACAAGTCATGCGTCGCGAGGCACCGACCTTGCCGGAGCAAGCGCCTTTTAACGAAATCGTGCAGCATTTTCTCCTCCATGACGCTTCCTTGTGTTTTGTGGTCGATGACCGACAGCGACTGCTCGGCGAAATCTCTATCCATGACGTAAAAGACCTGTTACGCGAAGACTCGCTCGATGCGCTGGTCATTGCTAAAGATTTGCTGCACCCTTCGGCACGGCCCACACACCCGGAAGAGACGATTGCCCGCTGCCTGGAAAAATTCTCGCTGGCCGAGCAAGAATATCTCCCCGTCACAGCGCACGACAGCGGCAAACTGCACGGCATGATTTCCCAGCGCGACGTCCTGGACCTCTATCATCGCGAGATCCTACGGCACGAATACTTGGGATTGAGCCTGCGTTCCGAACAGGGCGCCAACGCCGGGCATCAACAGGTTCGACTTCCCCACGAATACGTCGTCGAGATTCTTCCAGTGCCCTCTCGTCACACCGGGAAAACCTTGCGAGAAATTCAGCTCAGGACGAACTTCAACGTCACCGCCGTCGCAGTCCGTCATGGCGGCCTGCACGGACAAGACGAACTGCCGAATCCAGACCAGCCGCTCGGGCGGCTGGATTTTCTGGTCCTGGTAGGACGATCCGTCGATCTCCAACAATTTGCTCAGCAGGATGGATAA
- a CDS encoding 30S ribosomal protein S21, whose translation MAGVRVKDNEPIESAIRRFKKQCEKAGILQELKKREHYEKPSVRRKRKAIAARKRALRRASRSFY comes from the coding sequence ATGGCAGGAGTACGCGTAAAGGACAACGAGCCGATCGAAAGTGCCATCCGTCGCTTTAAGAAGCAATGCGAAAAGGCGGGCATACTTCAGGAACTCAAAAAGCGCGAACATTATGAAAAGCCAAGTGTCCGACGGAAACGGAAAGCCATCGCCGCACGCAAGCGAGCGCTCCGTCGTGCCAGTCGGTCTTTTTATTAG
- a CDS encoding DNA primase, whose protein sequence is MAERIPEEVLTDIRARVSIVEVISSHVALRKAGRSYTGLCPFHNESTPSFSVNEEGGFFHCFGCGAGGNAFSFLTRVEGISFPEAVRRLAAKSGVALPQSAQDPQARERLLLLRLNEVAATYFQRCLWGNIGDPARRYLTERGLERPITEQFRLGFAPPGREGLTRFLSGQRADLDKASELGLIGKGADGRYYDKFRHRLMFPITDIVGRIVGFGGRLLPMAVPTSGKTYHLPKYLNSPDSVLYKKGALLYGLSQAKDAIRQRGRAIFVEGYIDLLALVQCGQTETVAVLGTALGVEQLKTMSRATGVTEACLFFDGDEAGRRAALRAFPLCIEAEVRGRGVFLPQGEDPDTFVRKQGAEAISRLVDQAEPLEDFYFARHAPPPGASALQRAQAARSAMAVLSGVSDAVARGAFLTQIAQRFSVNEEELRRTASAAPEPTPSAAPPRREKEERLSGQAAVEAELIQLMLLDRHCALRLVEEDIFPAFQQWGALAQEISEAWRQSEHIDLSAFFAKLPKKLADLVSRAYGRALTEEEEVSRQRLFADCVTKLRDTQRKSAKERVLQELREAERRGDEAAVRLGLQRLR, encoded by the coding sequence ATGGCGGAACGGATCCCAGAAGAAGTTCTGACAGACATCCGTGCTCGCGTCAGCATTGTCGAAGTCATTTCCTCCCACGTCGCCTTGCGCAAAGCCGGACGGAGCTACACCGGCCTATGCCCGTTCCACAATGAGAGCACGCCTTCTTTCAGTGTGAACGAAGAAGGGGGATTTTTTCATTGCTTCGGCTGCGGGGCTGGCGGAAATGCCTTCTCCTTTCTGACCCGGGTCGAGGGTATCTCCTTTCCCGAAGCGGTGCGCCGTCTGGCCGCCAAATCTGGCGTAGCGCTGCCGCAGTCCGCCCAGGACCCGCAAGCACGGGAACGCCTGCTCCTGCTGCGCTTGAATGAGGTGGCGGCGACGTATTTTCAGCGCTGTCTGTGGGGCAATATCGGCGACCCTGCGCGTCGCTATTTGACGGAACGCGGGCTGGAGCGGCCTATTACCGAACAATTCCGTCTTGGCTTCGCTCCGCCGGGAAGGGAAGGGCTCACACGTTTTTTATCGGGGCAGCGTGCCGACCTGGACAAGGCGTCGGAACTGGGGCTGATTGGGAAAGGGGCAGACGGACGCTACTACGATAAGTTCCGTCATCGTCTGATGTTTCCCATCACCGATATCGTTGGCCGCATCGTGGGGTTCGGTGGCAGGCTGTTACCCATGGCCGTCCCGACTTCCGGGAAGACTTACCATCTGCCGAAATATCTCAACTCTCCGGATTCCGTTTTGTACAAGAAGGGTGCGTTGCTCTACGGACTTTCCCAGGCAAAAGACGCGATCCGGCAACGCGGGCGAGCGATCTTCGTGGAAGGCTATATCGACCTCTTAGCGCTGGTGCAGTGCGGCCAAACGGAGACGGTAGCGGTGCTTGGCACGGCGCTAGGTGTTGAGCAACTCAAAACCATGAGCCGCGCCACCGGAGTGACGGAGGCATGTTTGTTTTTCGATGGCGACGAAGCCGGTCGCCGCGCTGCCCTGAGAGCATTCCCGCTTTGTATCGAAGCCGAAGTACGAGGCCGGGGAGTTTTTCTGCCACAAGGGGAAGATCCGGATACGTTCGTGCGCAAGCAGGGTGCTGAAGCGATCAGCCGGTTGGTGGACCAGGCCGAGCCGCTGGAAGATTTCTATTTTGCGCGCCATGCCCCGCCTCCCGGTGCCTCTGCCTTGCAGCGAGCGCAAGCAGCGCGCAGCGCGATGGCGGTGTTGAGCGGAGTCAGTGACGCAGTAGCGCGCGGTGCCTTCCTGACCCAAATTGCTCAGCGCTTCTCCGTGAATGAAGAAGAATTGCGACGGACGGCATCGGCAGCGCCGGAGCCCACTCCTTCCGCTGCTCCGCCACGACGAGAAAAAGAAGAGCGGCTCAGCGGTCAGGCTGCGGTCGAGGCGGAATTGATCCAGCTCATGTTGCTTGATCGACACTGTGCCTTACGCCTCGTCGAGGAGGACATTTTTCCCGCCTTCCAACAGTGGGGTGCCTTGGCCCAGGAGATTAGCGAGGCGTGGCGCCAGAGCGAGCACATCGATCTCAGTGCCTTTTTCGCTAAACTGCCGAAGAAGTTGGCGGACTTGGTCTCGCGTGCGTATGGGCGGGCGCTGACCGAAGAAGAAGAAGTGTCGCGGCAACGCCTGTTCGCCGATTGCGTGACGAAGCTACGAGACACACAGCGGAAATCTGCAAAAGAGCGTGTGCTGCAAGAACTTCGCGAAGCCGAGCGGCGGGGCGATGAAGCAGCCGTGCGTCTTGGACTCCAACGCTTGCGCTAG
- a CDS encoding TolC family protein → MTLIERGARFVFVARFMFGCLAVGLGLALPLCRVFAEGAGDDLPTPLLSASRTLTLDEAYRLAVGNEEQVKISERELVKAQLLPWRAMTLLTPRADVTGTFTRNKDEISFTAQPTLPGQAGTPSTIRPLESWVGTFSVTQPLIQPSFIPSWQLGKDAIRQNEQRHGFTVREVLFGVARAYYDVLRAQALVGVSEDTLKLTQDELKQAQVRFRVGEVTKTDVLRAEVESSRAARALITAKNTRQLTFAVLGRTVGVPGVDGVVEPTPPVSSGERYEQLLAKAYKQRQDLRAQEAAVEVARQRRNLVRARYFPSVGAVWQFPKLDSPTFANRDEFWTLTLNFQIPVFDGGVRELDLQEENENLAQTQLQLDRLKKDVSIEIQQAFLAVETLTATLETLKKEVSLAQENYNITSKQYRVGLATSLDVNTALNALNQTRTQLNDQTYAYQVVLLGLDRAVGVFGQEYVAQR, encoded by the coding sequence TTGACATTAATCGAACGTGGTGCGCGCTTCGTCTTTGTGGCTCGTTTCATGTTCGGGTGCTTGGCCGTGGGCCTTGGCTTGGCGCTGCCGCTTTGCCGTGTGTTTGCCGAAGGTGCGGGAGATGACTTACCAACGCCACTGCTCTCCGCTTCGCGTACCCTGACGCTCGATGAGGCGTATCGTTTAGCAGTAGGAAACGAAGAGCAGGTGAAAATTTCCGAGCGCGAATTAGTCAAAGCGCAACTGCTGCCGTGGCGGGCAATGACACTCCTGACCCCGCGTGCCGATGTGACCGGCACCTTCACGCGTAATAAAGATGAAATTTCCTTCACTGCCCAACCTACGTTGCCAGGGCAGGCCGGCACGCCTTCGACAATCCGTCCCTTGGAAAGTTGGGTCGGCACGTTTTCGGTCACTCAGCCCTTGATTCAGCCGTCATTTATTCCTTCCTGGCAACTGGGCAAAGATGCCATTCGTCAGAACGAGCAGCGCCACGGTTTTACCGTGCGCGAAGTGCTCTTCGGCGTGGCTCGGGCGTACTACGACGTCCTGCGTGCGCAAGCACTCGTGGGCGTCTCGGAGGATACCCTCAAACTCACACAAGACGAGTTGAAACAAGCGCAGGTGCGCTTTCGGGTGGGGGAGGTAACGAAGACGGATGTGCTGCGCGCCGAGGTCGAATCGTCGCGGGCAGCACGAGCGCTGATTACGGCGAAGAATACCCGACAACTGACGTTTGCGGTTCTAGGTCGCACCGTCGGTGTTCCTGGAGTCGACGGTGTTGTCGAGCCGACTCCTCCAGTGTCGTCCGGCGAACGGTATGAGCAATTGTTGGCCAAAGCGTATAAACAACGTCAAGACCTGCGCGCACAGGAGGCGGCAGTAGAGGTGGCACGCCAGCGCCGCAACTTGGTGCGGGCGCGTTATTTTCCGTCGGTGGGCGCAGTCTGGCAGTTTCCCAAGCTGGACTCGCCTACGTTCGCCAACCGGGACGAGTTCTGGACCTTGACGCTGAACTTTCAGATTCCGGTGTTCGATGGCGGGGTGCGGGAGCTGGATCTGCAAGAGGAAAACGAAAACCTCGCGCAAACACAGCTCCAACTCGACCGTCTCAAGAAGGACGTGAGCATCGAAATTCAACAGGCGTTCTTAGCGGTCGAGACGCTGACGGCAACCCTGGAGACACTGAAGAAGGAAGTGAGCCTGGCGCAAGAAAACTACAACATCACCTCCAAGCAATATCGTGTCGGTCTTGCCACCAGTTTGGATGTCAACACGGCGCTCAACGCGCTGAACCAAACGCGAACGCAACTCAACGACCAGACCTATGCCTACCAGGTGGTGCTGCTAGGGTTAGATCGCGCGGTCGGCGTCTTTGGCCAGGAGTACGTCGCTCAGCGCTGA
- the folE gene encoding GTP cyclohydrolase I FolE produces the protein MDNKRAARGKAQTSKVTVLKSQPSIHLSGIEQSVREILEHLGEDTEREGLVKTPQRVARAYEYFTKGYSQDPQEILNQAKFTEEDYQEMVLVRDIDFFSLCEHHILPFFGRAHVAYIPRHHIVGLSKIPRLVEVFSRRLQVQERLTTQIANTLMEVLDPLGVGVVIRAEHLCMRMRGVEKQNSIVTTSTMLGAFRSQQATREEFITLVNGTQR, from the coding sequence ATGGACAATAAACGCGCCGCCCGCGGGAAAGCTCAGACAAGTAAGGTCACCGTGCTCAAATCTCAGCCGTCGATTCATTTGAGCGGCATCGAACAGAGCGTTCGGGAGATTCTCGAGCACCTGGGTGAGGACACAGAGCGCGAAGGATTAGTGAAGACGCCGCAGCGCGTAGCGCGGGCCTATGAATATTTCACAAAAGGCTATAGCCAAGATCCTCAAGAAATTTTGAATCAGGCCAAGTTCACGGAAGAAGACTACCAGGAAATGGTCCTCGTGAGAGACATCGACTTTTTCTCGCTCTGCGAGCACCACATCCTGCCCTTCTTCGGCCGCGCGCATGTGGCCTACATTCCCCGCCATCACATCGTTGGCTTGAGCAAGATTCCCCGTCTGGTAGAGGTCTTCTCGCGCCGGCTCCAGGTGCAAGAGCGCCTCACCACACAGATCGCCAACACGTTGATGGAAGTGTTGGACCCGTTGGGCGTCGGGGTGGTGATTCGCGCCGAGCATCTGTGCATGCGCATGCGCGGAGTGGAGAAGCAGAACTCCATCGTCACCACCAGCACCATGTTGGGTGCCTTCCGCAGCCAACAAGCCACGCGCGAGGAGTTTATTACTCTGGTAAACGGCACTCAGCGCTGA
- a CDS encoding methylcrotonoyl-CoA carboxylase, giving the protein MDRIESKIRTNSPEFQANAAHMAGLVQQLKDTLATARLGGSEDFRRRHKERGKLLARERIEALIDPNTPFLELSPLAAYGTYDNPASAGIVTGIGVIHGREAMLVSNDATVKGGSYYPTTVKKHLRAQEIAQENRLPCVYLVDSGGANLPYQADIFPDREHFGRIFYNEARMSALGIPQIAVVMGSCTAGGAYVPAMADENIIVRERGTIFLAGPPLVKAATGEEVTAEELGGGDVHTRLSGVSDHLAENDEHALDIARSIFENLPRAHKFPLDREAPEAPAYDPAELAGVIPRDTRVPYDVHEVVARLVDGSRFHEFKTRYGATLVTGYARIHGYLVGIVANNGVLFSESALKGTHFIEMCCQRKIPLLFLQNITGFMVGKKYEQGGIAKDGAKMVHAVANAQVPKLTVIIGASNGAGNYGMCGRAYSPRLLFMWPNSRISVMGGEQAAGVLLTVKLQQLKEKGQTMTPEEQQAFMAPTLAKYEEEGSPYYSTARLWDDGILDPGETRDVLGLSLATSLNAPIPDHQFGVFRM; this is encoded by the coding sequence ATGGATCGCATCGAAAGTAAAATCCGCACGAACTCCCCAGAATTTCAGGCCAACGCCGCCCACATGGCAGGGCTGGTACAACAGCTCAAAGACACACTCGCCACTGCGCGCTTAGGCGGATCGGAGGACTTCCGCAGACGCCACAAAGAACGCGGCAAACTGCTGGCACGAGAACGGATTGAGGCGTTGATCGACCCCAACACGCCGTTTCTCGAACTGTCGCCCCTCGCCGCGTATGGAACCTACGACAACCCGGCGTCGGCAGGCATCGTCACCGGCATCGGTGTGATTCATGGTCGCGAAGCCATGCTGGTCTCGAATGACGCCACGGTCAAAGGCGGCAGCTATTACCCCACCACGGTCAAGAAACATCTGCGCGCGCAAGAGATCGCGCAAGAGAATCGTCTGCCATGCGTGTACCTCGTCGATTCCGGTGGTGCGAACCTGCCCTATCAAGCCGACATCTTCCCGGATCGCGAGCACTTTGGGCGCATCTTTTATAACGAAGCCCGCATGTCAGCCCTGGGCATTCCGCAAATCGCCGTGGTGATGGGCTCGTGTACCGCCGGCGGCGCCTATGTCCCGGCCATGGCGGACGAGAACATTATCGTGCGTGAGCGCGGCACCATCTTTCTTGCCGGCCCTCCGCTCGTCAAAGCTGCCACTGGCGAGGAGGTCACCGCCGAGGAGCTAGGCGGCGGCGACGTGCATACCCGGCTCTCGGGCGTCTCCGACCATTTGGCGGAAAACGACGAACACGCGCTCGACATCGCGCGCTCGATTTTCGAGAACCTCCCGCGTGCACATAAATTTCCGCTCGACCGTGAAGCGCCGGAAGCGCCAGCCTACGATCCAGCCGAACTCGCGGGAGTCATTCCCCGCGATACCCGCGTTCCGTACGATGTGCATGAAGTCGTCGCCCGTCTCGTCGATGGCAGCCGTTTCCACGAGTTCAAGACGCGCTACGGTGCAACGTTGGTCACTGGCTATGCCCGCATTCATGGCTATCTGGTCGGCATCGTCGCCAACAACGGCGTGCTGTTTTCCGAATCCGCCCTGAAGGGCACGCACTTCATCGAGATGTGCTGCCAGCGCAAGATTCCCCTGCTATTTTTGCAAAACATCACGGGGTTCATGGTCGGGAAAAAATACGAACAAGGCGGCATTGCCAAAGACGGCGCGAAAATGGTGCACGCTGTGGCCAACGCGCAAGTGCCGAAATTGACCGTCATCATCGGAGCCTCGAACGGAGCGGGCAACTACGGCATGTGCGGGCGAGCCTACTCGCCGCGCCTATTGTTCATGTGGCCCAACTCGCGGATCTCGGTCATGGGCGGAGAGCAGGCTGCCGGCGTGTTGTTGACAGTGAAGTTACAACAGCTCAAAGAAAAGGGACAAACCATGACGCCGGAAGAACAGCAAGCGTTCATGGCCCCAACACTGGCAAAGTACGAAGAAGAAGGTAGCCCCTACTACTCGACCGCGCGGCTATGGGACGACGGCATTCTCGACCCAGGCGAGACGCGCGATGTGCTGGGGCTCAGCCTCGCCACGTCACTGAACGCGCCTATTCCCGATCATCAATTCGGCGTATTCCGCATGTGA
- a CDS encoding nitroreductase family protein, with the protein MDVFDCIVSRPAIRNFRPDPIPVDVVRKILQAGRQAHSQRNRQPWRFVVVQSRETLGQIGALASTGPYIANAPLAIALVIAGAKNPYIDATRAAECLMLAAWGEGVGSCWVGGLDRPKIKALLGIPEEAELVTVIPFGYPTEEAKAQKKVRKRLGTLAYGERYGQAL; encoded by the coding sequence ATGGATGTCTTCGATTGCATCGTTTCTCGGCCGGCGATACGGAACTTCCGCCCGGACCCGATTCCCGTTGACGTTGTCAGAAAAATCTTGCAGGCCGGTCGGCAGGCCCACTCGCAGCGCAACCGCCAACCCTGGCGATTTGTCGTGGTGCAGAGTCGCGAGACACTCGGGCAGATTGGCGCGCTGGCCTCGACCGGCCCCTATATCGCCAACGCGCCACTTGCCATTGCTTTGGTCATCGCAGGCGCGAAGAATCCCTATATCGATGCCACCCGAGCCGCTGAGTGCTTGATGTTGGCGGCGTGGGGAGAAGGCGTAGGTTCGTGCTGGGTCGGCGGCTTGGACCGACCGAAGATCAAAGCCCTACTCGGCATTCCTGAAGAGGCGGAACTCGTCACCGTCATTCCTTTCGGCTACCCAACAGAGGAAGCAAAAGCCCAGAAGAAAGTGCGCAAGCGACTCGGCACGCTCGCTTATGGAGAGCGCTACGGGCAGGCGCTTTAG
- a CDS encoding LLM class flavin-dependent oxidoreductase, giving the protein MSGVKIGIGFGLWRLGMPAPETICSYAERAEEVGIDSIWLSDHIVSRQPDLDISCIMAMFAARTKKIKMGPSVLTLPARDPIQVAKTYATLDYLTGSRGRVIMAVGLGSDPRDCIACGINPDERAKRMEEGVQVMRKLWAGDNVSHEGKFYKFTDVTITPRPAKGSLDVWIGGKSDLAIKRTARYGDGWFPSFVTPDEFKDGMAKMAEYGKQYGRTVNPREAGVLIFTHLNDNRARAQETVQKFFSGFPVAAESMPARCAIGSAQECVEKVQSYVEAGCSKFVLWPIVPPEELVPQIERYGKEVIPHFS; this is encoded by the coding sequence ATGAGCGGAGTCAAAATCGGTATCGGCTTTGGACTATGGCGGCTGGGCATGCCAGCGCCGGAGACGATCTGTTCCTATGCCGAACGCGCGGAAGAAGTGGGCATCGATTCGATCTGGCTCTCGGACCACATCGTGTCTCGCCAACCAGATCTCGACATTTCGTGCATCATGGCGATGTTCGCCGCCCGCACGAAGAAAATCAAAATGGGTCCTAGTGTCCTGACGCTCCCGGCGCGCGACCCCATCCAAGTAGCGAAAACCTACGCCACTCTCGACTATCTGACCGGCAGCCGTGGCCGTGTCATCATGGCGGTGGGCCTTGGCAGCGACCCGCGCGATTGCATCGCCTGCGGTATCAACCCCGACGAACGCGCCAAACGCATGGAAGAAGGCGTGCAGGTCATGCGCAAGCTCTGGGCTGGGGACAATGTCTCGCACGAGGGCAAGTTCTATAAATTTACTGACGTCACCATCACCCCGCGCCCAGCAAAAGGTTCGCTCGATGTGTGGATCGGCGGCAAGAGCGATCTCGCCATCAAACGCACGGCACGCTACGGCGATGGCTGGTTTCCCTCCTTCGTCACACCGGACGAATTCAAAGACGGCATGGCCAAGATGGCCGAGTACGGCAAACAGTACGGACGCACGGTCAACCCGCGCGAAGCCGGCGTGCTGATCTTCACGCACCTCAACGACAACCGCGCCCGCGCCCAGGAAACCGTGCAGAAATTCTTCTCCGGCTTCCCGGTGGCCGCCGAGTCGATGCCCGCGCGCTGCGCAATCGGCTCGGCCCAAGAGTGCGTCGAAAAAGTGCAGTCTTATGTCGAGGCCGGATGCAGCAAATTCGTGCTGTGGCCCATCGTGCCGCCGGAGGAACTCGTGCCGCAGATCGAACGGTACGGGAAAGAGGTCATTCCGCACTTTTCGTAG